Genomic DNA from Caldicellulosiruptor hydrothermalis 108:
AAGAATACAAAAAAGATTATCTCAACAGCAACTGGCAAAAATTGCAGGAGTTCCACAGTCTACCATCTGGTATATCGAAAGTGAGAATAGAAATCCAACAATAAAAACAATGAAAAGGTTAGCAACAGCTTTAGGAGTTTCCATAGAAGAATTTCTTGATTCTGAAACAAAGGAGATGATTACAAATGGCTCGCAAAAGAATGATTGATCCTTCAATATGGAGCGACGAAAAATTAGGACTGTTATCTCCATTACATCGATTACTGTTTATAGGTCTGTTTTCAAATGCCGACGACGAGGGAAGATTACCCGGTCACCCAAACTACATTAAATCACTGATTTTTCCCTATGATAATGATATCACACCGCAGAACGTTGAAGCAATGCTCAATGATTTAAACAGCAAAGGTTTTATCCTGACGTATATGGTTAACGGACAGCGATACATTCAGGTTGTTAACTTTCTTAAATATCAGAAAATTAACCGACCTACGCCTTCTAAAATTCCCCCACCACCAGTAGAAACAACTGTAAAAAATGCTACATCATGTTTCAGTGAGTCCTCACTGAATACTCATGGAGTACTCAATGAATACTCATTGAATACTCACGAAGTATTCACTGAAAACTCATTGAATACTCATGAACAATTCACTGCCCAAATAGAAAAAGAAAAAGAAAAAGAAAATAAAAATAATAAGGATGTAGTTACTAACGTAACTACATCACGCACTGGCTCTGACGAGCCTGCGTGCGTGGCTGAAGAGTACAAGATTTCCACTTCTACCCAGGAGAAAAAATTAGAAGGTGAACAGGGAATGGCAGTTACTTCCGAACCAGAACAGGTAACCGAAACTGCAGTACAACTCGATACAAACAACAACGCTCTAAATACTACTGGGGAAGATGAGTTAGAACAACTGCTGGAAGAATTTTTCGAGGATGAGGGAGAACCAGCTGAAAACCAGGACACTGCTAAAACCAAGGAACCCTTAGCTGCTACTGGGGAAGGTGAAAAGGAGAAATCTTCAGACCCAGTAGAAGTACCTGGAAACCAGGAAACTGCCAAATCCAAGGAACATCTAATTATTACTGGGGTGGAATTAGAAGACAGCGAAGAGTGTAGTACAATACCGCAAGCCCAGGATACTGCCATAACAGATGAAATAGAACTGCTGGAAGGGTTTTTCAAAGACAGTAGTGACCAGTGCACGACGATTGATACCGCTACCTGCGATAGTACACCTTTCGCTGAAAGGAAAGACACAGCAACTGCGTGTATGACTGTCGCAGAATCCATGGACAGTAAAGTAGTAGAGATAGGTGATTTCGTCCGTGGGGTTGTTGAGAATTTCAAGCAGGAATTAGAAACATCGCCTGCATCAGAACCAGTTACACAGGATAAACTCAAAGAGATAAGTCAGATACTGCAACAAAACAAAATAGAGTGCAGAAAAAGAGATGCACCTGCTACTAATGATGATGATTTTCAGGAAGAGGAAAAAGAGATTCAAGAACTTACTAACCAGAAACTCATAGCCCGGTTGGTTGGCAAATACAGACGTGTAACAGGAATGAAAAGCAAGGATGATTTCCCGCGCATAGGACATCTATACCTTGAGTTTAACTATGCCATAGTTGAACAGGCAATTGGAGTTATAGAAAAACGCATAAAACAAAATGTCAAAATAAAAGACCCTGTAGCTTATCTGTATAAGGTTTGCGAAGGTATTGAAAAGAAAATGGAAGAAAGACATGAAAAATACAAAAAGAAAGAAAACAAGGGCCGACACTATAGTCTGATTAATTTTTCACCTGAGGTTTTAAAAATTGTTGAAGGGGGTTATCAGAATGATTTATGAAGCACAGGACTATGTTATTGCATGCTGGTTACTCAATGATGAGTTCAGACATAAAATTCTGGAAACCAGCATGGATGATTTTGAAGAACTATCTCTTGCACAGCAAATGTTCAAGCTTATTCGCGAAGAATACCTGAAAAATCCCAAATTTGATATTTCTGATATTATGCTTTCACCGGCAGGTAAAAGATATCAGGATTACATCAGAGATGTCACAATTGAAATACCAACAACCCAACTTTTCCCCCACTATTATGAGCGATTTAAAAAAGATTCTCAGCAGCGGAAAGTTAGAAAGTATCTTGCTGAATTGTGTCTTAGCAATAGCGATATAGATATACCGGAAGTTGTCCAAAAACTTCTTGAAATTGCAACAGGTGAAGAGAAAACAAAATCTGCAGGTCCAAGAGAACTGGCAATAGAATTATACGATTTTCTCGAAGAAGCCTACAACTTGAAAGGTAAACTGCCGGGTATTTCTACAGGGTACAAAGCTTTAGACTGCGCTATAGGTGGAATTCTTGATAACATGTACATCATTCTTGGCGGTCGACCATCGATGGGCAAGAGCGCATTTGCCATAAATCTTGCATTTAACGTGTTGAAAAACAAAGGTAAAGTTCTCTATGTATCTGTCGAAATGTCAAAAAAGCAAATACTTGCTAGAATTGTTGCACGTGTTATAAAACTTCCACTCAACGATGTTAAGTTTGGTGTCTTTGGTGATGAACAGTGGATAAAAATTACAAAACAGTTGATACCATTTCTTGCGCAGAGTGGGTTTCATATTCTGGAAGGTGAAACAAAAATAAGTGAGATTCTCAACGAAGCAAAAAGACTCAAAGCAAAGTACGGGAAACTTGATCTGCTTGTGATAGACTATTTGCAAACTTTGAGACTGGGCGAAACAAAACGCTCTGAATACGAAAAAGTTAGTGAAATTTCGAGAGCATTAAGAGAATTTGCAAAACAGGAACATATACCAGTGCTGGGTGTTGCTCAATTGAACCGGGATTGCGAAGAAAGAGAAAATAAACGACCGGTGCTTTCAGACTTAAAAGAGAGCAGCCAGCTGGAACAGGATGCAGATGTCATCATGTTCCTGTACAGACCAGCGTACTACGATGAGGAATTTGAAGATAAGACTCTCACAGAGCTTATCATAGCCAAAAACAGAGATGGTCAAACAGGAACAATTCTGTATTCATGGCTTGAACAATATCAGGTCTTTGTCGAAAGGGAAAACGTTCACAAAACTATCAGTCAGGCAGAACAGGGGAAATAAGGAGGTGTGGAAAATGCTTGAATTTCAAAAAGTTTTACAGAGGGTTATACAACTTGCAGAAGAAAGAGAAAAAGCATATATGCGATATTGCACACTATTGTATGGTCAATATAACAATACTTCTTCAATCGCACTTGATAAAGTTATGGAAAAAGAGTTCTCCTGCCCGACTGAAATTGAATCTTGTCGGGAAGTATGGTTAACAAAAGAAATAAAACTGCGCAGATTTTTGTATGGTCTTCCTGAGAGAACAGTTCAAATGATAGTCACAGTAGCATATTTCGGACGTGATAGAGATCCTTCGATTCTGAACTGGCTGCGGGGAAGCAGACACTGGGAAAGAAAAGAAATAGAAATAGACCAGATAGTATCGAAGCTCAGACTCGGCAAGTATCTAAGAGATGGTTTAGAACTTTTGCAAAATCCGAAATTCAAAGGGATGTTTCTCAAAAACGCTGGTATATATAATAATGAGCAACAAATCGGTCAGAAAGGAGAGTAGGGATGTACAAAGGTTATTTCGACGGCGCATCAAAAGGTAATCCCGGTCCAGCAGGGGCAGGAATTGTTATTGTCAACCCTGCTGGCAATGTGATTCTGGAATACTCCAAAGAACTTGGTATTAAAACCAATAACGAAGCGGAATATCTTGCACTAATAGAACTTCTGCAAAAGGCTCTGGAGTTAGGCATAAAAGAACTGGAAATTTTGGGAGATAGCCAGCTTGTTATCAACCAGGTATTTGGCAGCTGGAACATAAACATGCCACACCTGTATGCACTATATGAACAAGCAACAGAACTGTTAGAAAAATTCGACAAAGTCAAAGCTAAATGGATTCCAAGAGAAAAGAACCAGCTTGCAGATTCGCTTTCTAACAAAGCAATAACCAGACCGACACCCAATATCTTCCCAGTAGAGAAGTTAGAACAAATAACAGACCACATTTTCATTGCTCATGGCACAGAAGACTATGCTGTAGATCTCCTGCACAGAGCCTGCACATGCCCTGATTTTGTAATGAGACACAGAGAGTGCAAGCACCTTCTGGCAGCATACAGGGTTGTAGATAGACCAAAAAAACAAATAGAAACCACCGGATAATTTTTGTGGTATAACTTTGTTGAAGACAAAAACAAGAGAGAAAGGAGATGTTAATAGTGGTTAGAATCAAAAACCGTGTTGTGCTTGCTTTGTTAATAATAGTTCTCGTGCTTTCCTTGTTTTCCTTCTCATTTGCAGCAACACAGAAAACTTTAAGTGTTAGTTTCATTGATGTCGGGCAG
This window encodes:
- a CDS encoding replicative DNA helicase, with the translated sequence MIYEAQDYVIACWLLNDEFRHKILETSMDDFEELSLAQQMFKLIREEYLKNPKFDISDIMLSPAGKRYQDYIRDVTIEIPTTQLFPHYYERFKKDSQQRKVRKYLAELCLSNSDIDIPEVVQKLLEIATGEEKTKSAGPRELAIELYDFLEEAYNLKGKLPGISTGYKALDCAIGGILDNMYIILGGRPSMGKSAFAINLAFNVLKNKGKVLYVSVEMSKKQILARIVARVIKLPLNDVKFGVFGDEQWIKITKQLIPFLAQSGFHILEGETKISEILNEAKRLKAKYGKLDLLVIDYLQTLRLGETKRSEYEKVSEISRALREFAKQEHIPVLGVAQLNRDCEERENKRPVLSDLKESSQLEQDADVIMFLYRPAYYDEEFEDKTLTELIIAKNRDGQTGTILYSWLEQYQVFVERENVHKTISQAEQGK
- a CDS encoding DUF3775 domain-containing protein, giving the protein MLEFQKVLQRVIQLAEEREKAYMRYCTLLYGQYNNTSSIALDKVMEKEFSCPTEIESCREVWLTKEIKLRRFLYGLPERTVQMIVTVAYFGRDRDPSILNWLRGSRHWERKEIEIDQIVSKLRLGKYLRDGLELLQNPKFKGMFLKNAGIYNNEQQIGQKGE
- a CDS encoding reverse transcriptase-like protein produces the protein MYKGYFDGASKGNPGPAGAGIVIVNPAGNVILEYSKELGIKTNNEAEYLALIELLQKALELGIKELEILGDSQLVINQVFGSWNINMPHLYALYEQATELLEKFDKVKAKWIPREKNQLADSLSNKAITRPTPNIFPVEKLEQITDHIFIAHGTEDYAVDLLHRACTCPDFVMRHRECKHLLAAYRVVDRPKKQIETTG
- a CDS encoding MBL fold metallo-hydrolase, coding for MVRIKNRVVLALLIIVLVLSLFSFSFAATQKTLSVSFIDVGQGDSILIQTPQGKNILVDSGPNTAESSVLDFLKNRGIKKT
- a CDS encoding helix-turn-helix domain-containing protein, with amino-acid sequence MVGKKLRELRIQKRLSQQQLAKIAGVPQSTIWYIESENRNPTIKTMKRLATALGVSIEEFLDSETKEMITNGSQKND